The Papaver somniferum cultivar HN1 chromosome 3, ASM357369v1, whole genome shotgun sequence genome includes a region encoding these proteins:
- the LOC113360520 gene encoding uncharacterized protein LOC113360520 — translation MDPDGFSGWFYKCAWNIIGEDFIKSIQCCWSKGFIPTGMNSNFLMLLPKVKNVKRANQYGPTGLMNFRFKVITKVITSRLSLIMDKLISHQQGAFIKERNIQEHIVLASEMVNELDIKRRGGNFGLKLDITQAYDSLKWEFLFQDMKAFGFSVNFVKWIHILLKSAKISVSINGGPAGYFGVSRGLRQGDTLSPLLFVIAEDVLSRQLISMVLNKTLTPMVNRNRVQPTHIFFTDDIFIFCNCDKINVRRLMQKLNEYQRSSGQNISLTKSKCFIGGESENRKLHVDAECNISLVSFPDKYLGVTLVPGSIKYTHVWECVEYLQDKLAGWKGQLLSFQERLILVKFVLSSIPIYNMSVYKWPARVLKECGLDIRKLEVINKALLMKLYWKILNGEEEWEKLFQAKFKNIRGEWITYYKKSSIWPSIKMIINEVEHNTRWLVSDGQQISVWQDTWIKDRPLCEIFPGNLLMQTNPNMKVAELLTNGEWIVPPEFSQFFGANELLVADNTSDRRIWCGSSTVRSGEERDEEQGYNEVESGGDKTNSGAQLVVFD, via the exons ATGGACCCTGATGGGTTTAGTGGATGGTTTTACAAATGTGCATGGAATATAATTGGTGAAGATTTTATCAAATCCATTCAATGTTGTTGGTCAAAAGGCTTCATCCCTACTGGTATGAATTCCAATTTCTTAATGCTTCTTCCTAAAGTTAAAAATGTTAAGAGAGCAAATCAATATGGACCAACTGGTCTTATGAATTTTAGATTTAAGGTGATTACAAAAGTTATTACCTCCAGACTGAGTTTGATAATGGATAAATTAATCTCTCATCAACAAGGAGCTTTTATAAAAGAAAGGAATATACAAGAGCATATTGTACTTGCTTCTGAAATGGTGAATGAACTTGATATTAAAAGAAGAGGAGGCAATTTTGGGCTAAAGCTAGACATAACACAAGCATATGACTCTCTTAAATGGGAGTTCTTATTTCAAGATATGAAGGCATTTGGATTCTCAGTTAATTTTGTTAAATGGATACATATTTTGCTCAAGTCTGCTAAAATTTCTGTGTCGATTAATGGTGGGCCTGCTGGTTATTTTGGTGTGAGTAGAGGACTCAGGCAGGGTGACACATTATCACCATTATTATTTGTCATAGCAGAGGATGTACTCAGCAGACAATTGATCTCAATGGTTTTAAATAAGACATTGACTCCAATGGTCAACAGAAATAGAGTGCAACCAACACACATCTTTTTTACTGATGATATATTCATTTTTTGCAATTGTGATAAAATAAATGTAAGAAGGCTGATGCAGAAACTGAATGAGTATCAAAGATCATCTGGACAAAATATCAGTTTAACAAAGAGCAAGTGTTTTATTGGGGGGGAAAGTGAAAACAGAAAATTGCATGTAGATGCAGAATGCAACATTTCTCTAGTTTCCTTCCCTGACAAGTATTTGGGAGTAACTCTAGTTCCTGGGAGCATCAAATATACTCATGTTTGGGAATGTGTAGAATATCTTCAAGATAAACTAGCAGGCTGGAAGGGACAATTATTATCATTCCAAGAAAGATTGATTCTTGTGAAATTTGTCTTAAGCAGCATCCCAATTTACAATATGTCTGTTTATAAATGGCCTGCAAGAGTGTTAAAAGAAT GTGGTTTGGACATTAGAAAACTTGAAGTTATCAATAAAGCTCTTTTAATGAAGCTCTACTGGAAGATTCTCAATGGTGAAGAAGAGTGggaaaaattatttcaagcaaaatTTAAGAACATCAGAGGAGAGTGGATAACTTACTACAAGAAATCCTCCATTTGGCCTAGTATAAAAATGATTATAAATGAAGTAGAGCACAATACAAGATGGCTAGTAAGTGATGGCCAACAAATCTCAGTTTGGCAAGATACATGGATAAAAGACAGACCTCTTTGTGAAATATTCCCAGGAAATCTTCTTATGCAGACTAATCCCAATATGAAGGTAGCTGAACTCTTAACCAATGGTGAATGGATTGTGCCTCCTGAGTTTTCACAATTTTTTGGTGCAAATGAATTGCTTGTTGCTGACAACACAAGTGACAGAAGAATTTGGTGTGGCTCCTCTACAG